From the genome of Spinacia oleracea cultivar Varoflay chromosome 2, BTI_SOV_V1, whole genome shotgun sequence, one region includes:
- the LOC130466794 gene encoding uncharacterized protein — MCLSTGDGSSKPFAELPSNLKNRRMSRAMGELFTPADDAHLSSLGKSEIDALHESWAEFSIRMTAYTRRCYSGDSDEVERLRDEIGKLQEKEKMYLSEVSELKKKLHWTESELDRAKRCLKNDEGELQQAKVDLAKAKEDSTILTSQRDSVNRALKDVKAELEAVKGRLKTSDARIGELLSSQNRLKEKIIEEWKNSEEGEAHDVEIGLEATSVVTSDTLRRVQLALAEFAPNVGWDEIQGKYDSILSKEREDLRAQLVAQDKGDSSDSDSASTSGSDSSSSGDDDAGSHVDVVDP; from the exons ATGTGTCTTTCGACCGGTGATGGGAGTTCAAAGCCTTTTGCAGAGCTTCCTTCCAATCTGAAGAATCGGCGTATGAGCAGGGCGATGGGTGAGTTGTTTACTCCTGCCGACGATGCTCACTTGTCCTCCCTTGGGAAGTCTGAGATCGATGCCCTCCATGAGAGTTGGGCCGAG TTTTCCATCAGGATGACGGCTTACACCCGCCGATGCTACAGTGGGGATTCAGATGAGGTAGAGAGGTTGCGGGATGAGATCGGGAAACTTCAGGAGAAAGAGAAGATGTATCTCTCGGAGGTGAGTGAGCTGAAGAAGAAGCTTCATTGGACTGAGTCTGAGTTGGATCGTGCTAAGAGATGCCTTAAGAATGACGAGGGGGAGCTCCAACAGGCCAAGGTTGATCTTGCCAAAGCCAAGGAAGATTCGACGATTCTCACGAGCCAGCGTGATTCCGTTAACAGGGCGCTGAAGGATGTGAAAGCTGAGTTAGAGGCCGTCAAGGGTCGGCTTAAGACTTCCGATGCTAGGATTGGTGAGCTTTTGAGTTCGCAGAACCGTCTGAAGGAGAAGATCATCGAAGAATGGAAGAATTCCGAGGAGGGTGAGGCTCATGATGTTGAGATAGGCCTTGAGGCGACTTCTGTTGTTACTTCCGACACATTGCGTCGAGTTCAGCTTGCTTTGGCTGAGTTTGCGCCCAATGTAGGTTGGGATGAGATACAAGGAAAGTATGATTCTATCTTGTCCAAGGAGCGAGAGGATCTCAGAGCTCAGCTGGTTGCTCAGGACAAGGGCGATTCGTCTGATTCTGATTCTGCTAGTACTTCGGGTTCTGATTCGAGCAGCAGTGGTGATGATGACGCTGGTAGCCATGTTGATGTCGTCGACCCTTAG